A window of Streptomyces sp. N50 contains these coding sequences:
- the gap gene encoding type I glyceraldehyde-3-phosphate dehydrogenase, protein MTRIAINGFGRIGRNVLRALLERDTDLEVVAVNDLTEPATLARLLAFDTTSGRLGRPVTVDGDTLVVDGRRIKVLAEREPADLPWAELEVDLVLEATGRFTSAKAARAHLDAGARKVLVSAPSDGADVTLAFGVNNDAYDPATHTIVSNASCTTNALAPLAAVLDELAGIEHGFMTTVHAYTQEQNLQDGPHRDARRARAAAVNIVPTTTGAAKAIGHVLPNLDGKLSGDSIRVPVPVGSIVELNTTVSRDVTREDVLAAYRTAAEGPLAGVLEYSEDALVSSDITGNPASSIFDSALTRVDGRHVKVVAWYDNEWGFSNRVIDTLELLAAG, encoded by the coding sequence ATGACTCGCATTGCCATCAATGGATTCGGCCGCATCGGACGCAATGTGCTGCGCGCCCTGCTCGAACGCGACACCGACCTCGAGGTCGTCGCCGTCAACGACCTTACGGAGCCCGCCACTCTGGCGCGGCTGCTCGCCTTCGACACGACGTCCGGGCGGCTCGGCCGTCCCGTGACCGTCGACGGGGACACCCTTGTCGTCGACGGCCGGCGCATCAAGGTCCTGGCCGAGCGCGAACCGGCCGACCTGCCCTGGGCCGAGCTCGAAGTGGACCTCGTGCTGGAGGCCACCGGCCGTTTCACCTCCGCCAAGGCCGCCCGCGCCCACCTCGACGCGGGCGCGCGCAAGGTACTCGTCAGCGCGCCCTCGGACGGCGCGGACGTCACGCTCGCGTTCGGGGTCAACAACGACGCCTACGACCCGGCCACGCACACGATCGTGTCGAACGCCTCCTGCACGACCAACGCGCTGGCACCCCTCGCCGCGGTCCTCGACGAACTCGCCGGTATCGAGCACGGCTTCATGACCACGGTGCACGCCTACACGCAGGAGCAGAACCTCCAGGACGGCCCGCACCGCGACGCCCGCCGTGCCCGTGCCGCCGCGGTCAACATCGTGCCGACCACGACGGGCGCCGCGAAGGCGATCGGCCATGTACTGCCCAACCTGGACGGCAAGTTGTCGGGCGACTCGATCCGCGTGCCCGTACCGGTGGGCTCGATCGTCGAGCTCAACACCACCGTCTCCCGGGATGTGACCCGCGAGGACGTGCTCGCCGCCTACCGCACCGCGGCCGAGGGGCCCCTTGCCGGCGTCCTCGAGTACTCCGAAGACGCGCTCGTCTCCTCCGACATCACTGGCAACCCGGCCTCGTCGATCTTCGACTCCGCCCTCACCCGCGTCGACGGCCGCCATGTGAAGGTCGTCGCCTGGTACGACAACGAGTGGGGTTTCTCGAACCGTGTGATCGACACGCTCGAACTCCTCGCCGCGGGCTGA
- a CDS encoding GNAT family N-acetyltransferase, which translates to MPELQPLRAEHAPAVLAFEVANRAYFAGTISDRGDAYFDEFTARFDALLAEQEAGVCAFYVLVAEDGSVLGRFNLVDITEEHMAVLGYRVAQHVTGRGVATSTVEELCRLAASQHSLRTIRAATSHGNIASQRVLTKAGFSPDGPAHPSDLGGKQGTWYQRDL; encoded by the coding sequence ATGCCCGAACTACAGCCGCTCCGCGCCGAGCACGCCCCGGCGGTCCTCGCCTTCGAAGTGGCCAACCGCGCCTACTTCGCCGGCACGATCTCCGACCGCGGCGACGCCTACTTCGACGAGTTCACCGCCCGCTTCGACGCGTTGCTGGCCGAACAGGAGGCCGGCGTCTGCGCCTTCTACGTGCTCGTCGCCGAGGACGGCTCGGTCCTCGGCAGGTTCAACCTGGTGGACATCACCGAGGAGCACATGGCGGTACTCGGCTACCGGGTGGCGCAGCACGTAACCGGCCGGGGTGTGGCGACCTCGACCGTCGAGGAACTGTGCCGGCTGGCAGCCTCGCAGCACTCCCTGCGTACGATCCGGGCGGCCACCTCCCACGGGAACATCGCGTCCCAAAGGGTGCTGACCAAGGCCGGCTTCAGCCCGGACGGCCCCGCCCACCCCTCCGACCTCGGGGGCAAGCAGGGCACTTGGTACCAGCGCGACCTCTAG
- a CDS encoding alpha-L-rhamnosidase C-terminal domain-containing protein: MASNNTPDKGISRRVALAAAGTVGLTAVSLSAGLPSAEALPAADASASLTGNSPRRSGSWHRYVQGPSSRTVRPVRITTSTGDVQNPGALLKPGGARSVLRRPQPAAAPAWPAGTTAEASSAHAGNNGNDGQPRTYDATNAIDGNPDTFWNDDTLGVFPDVLTIIAPQVTSLRGITVISNSDGVPTDYTVDVWSDGDWHTAATVTANDAVQKAVPFTETVSTDRVRITVAHAQDTSHGNFTRINEVWPAPVEPIPIPTITVDFGKVVVGYPQIKFTSASANSPGVRVAFSETRQFLTDRSDFTRADQAGGVGGGTDQFAVPAKGANWTDHKGFQAGDKVFADGLHGFRYLKISLDALASDSPAAQPWGTVEIDSVALQFTAYVGTPSTYRGWFLCSDDELNRYWYGAAYTNELVTDTFRQDDVDPRNAWSATLEGKLVLQDGAKRDRDPYVGDLAVSARTLYLTHDDAAAAARNVLADLADHQRADGWIPPASIGNYTLPLFDYPLYWVTCSWDYVLYTGDRQYATRYYPNLLKVLDTWYPSVTDDAGLLSKGLNGTGGYGDYAFLGRTGRVTYYNALYVQALQNAAELARLLGQQADATRWSTRADNVAQAVNSLLWDADAGAYLDSSTGAVRHAQDGNSLAVVTGIADAARATSALAHLDATTKRPYGNAFMDNDTIFDQASQRVYAFTSYPEIEARFLSGQAGSALDQIRRMYGWMDKNDPGITHWEGIGPGGSLYEDAYTSMAHGWSTGVLPALTHNLLGARPTSPGYATWEVRPQPGDVDWATGQLPTPHGPLGVELENSSRVFRLTVRVPRHTQGSVVLPGDARGLRVSVGRRTLWDGRRASSRDVSVADGTVTVSNLGPGDHSFVSERRGN, from the coding sequence ATGGCGTCGAACAACACACCGGACAAAGGCATTTCCCGTCGCGTGGCTCTCGCGGCAGCCGGCACCGTCGGACTCACCGCGGTGTCCCTCTCCGCCGGACTCCCTTCGGCGGAGGCACTCCCTGCGGCGGACGCCTCCGCTTCCCTCACCGGCAACTCACCTCGCCGCTCCGGCAGTTGGCACCGCTACGTCCAAGGCCCGTCCTCCCGCACGGTCCGCCCGGTGCGGATCACCACGTCGACCGGAGACGTGCAGAACCCCGGCGCGCTGCTCAAGCCCGGCGGAGCCAGATCCGTCCTGCGGCGCCCGCAGCCCGCGGCGGCGCCGGCCTGGCCCGCCGGCACCACCGCCGAAGCCTCCTCGGCCCACGCGGGCAACAACGGCAACGACGGGCAGCCGCGCACCTACGACGCCACCAACGCGATCGACGGAAACCCGGACACCTTCTGGAACGACGACACGCTGGGTGTCTTCCCCGACGTCCTCACCATCATCGCGCCGCAGGTCACGTCCTTGCGGGGCATCACGGTGATCTCCAACAGCGACGGCGTGCCGACCGACTACACCGTCGACGTGTGGAGCGACGGCGACTGGCACACCGCCGCCACGGTCACCGCCAACGACGCGGTGCAGAAGGCCGTTCCGTTCACGGAGACGGTCAGCACCGACCGCGTCCGCATCACGGTGGCCCACGCGCAGGACACCTCGCACGGCAACTTCACCCGGATCAACGAGGTCTGGCCCGCACCGGTCGAGCCGATCCCGATACCGACCATCACCGTGGACTTCGGCAAGGTCGTGGTCGGATATCCGCAGATCAAGTTCACCTCGGCTTCCGCCAACTCGCCCGGTGTACGGGTGGCGTTCTCCGAGACCCGCCAATTCCTCACCGACCGCTCGGACTTCACCCGCGCCGACCAGGCGGGCGGTGTCGGAGGGGGCACGGACCAGTTCGCCGTCCCCGCCAAGGGCGCCAACTGGACCGACCACAAAGGGTTCCAGGCCGGCGACAAAGTCTTCGCGGACGGCCTGCACGGATTCCGCTACCTCAAGATCAGCCTCGACGCACTCGCCTCGGACAGCCCCGCCGCACAACCTTGGGGCACGGTCGAAATCGACTCCGTGGCCCTCCAGTTCACCGCGTACGTGGGCACACCGAGCACCTACCGCGGCTGGTTCCTGTGCTCCGACGACGAGTTGAATCGTTACTGGTACGGCGCCGCGTACACCAACGAACTCGTCACCGACACCTTCCGCCAGGACGACGTCGACCCCCGCAACGCGTGGAGCGCCACGCTGGAAGGGAAGTTGGTCCTCCAGGACGGCGCCAAGCGCGACCGCGACCCGTACGTCGGCGACCTCGCCGTCTCCGCGCGCACCCTCTACCTGACCCACGACGACGCGGCCGCCGCTGCCCGCAACGTCCTCGCGGACCTCGCCGACCACCAGCGCGCCGACGGCTGGATCCCGCCCGCGTCCATCGGCAACTACACCCTCCCGCTCTTCGACTACCCGCTGTACTGGGTGACGTGCAGCTGGGACTACGTCCTCTACACCGGCGACCGCCAGTACGCGACGCGCTACTACCCCAACCTGCTGAAGGTCCTGGACACCTGGTACCCGAGCGTCACGGACGACGCCGGCCTGCTGAGCAAGGGCCTCAACGGCACCGGCGGATACGGCGACTACGCGTTCCTCGGCCGTACGGGTCGCGTCACCTACTACAACGCGCTCTACGTCCAAGCCCTCCAGAACGCCGCCGAGTTGGCCCGCCTGCTGGGCCAGCAGGCCGACGCCACGCGCTGGAGCACGCGAGCTGACAACGTTGCCCAGGCCGTCAACTCCCTGCTGTGGGACGCCGATGCGGGCGCCTACCTGGACTCCTCGACGGGTGCGGTACGGCACGCGCAGGACGGCAACTCCCTGGCCGTCGTCACCGGCATCGCCGACGCGGCCCGCGCCACCTCGGCCCTCGCGCATCTCGACGCGACGACGAAACGGCCGTACGGGAACGCCTTCATGGACAACGACACGATCTTCGACCAGGCATCCCAGCGGGTCTACGCCTTCACCTCGTACCCGGAGATCGAGGCCCGCTTCCTCAGCGGGCAGGCCGGGTCCGCGCTGGACCAGATCCGCCGTATGTACGGCTGGATGGACAAGAACGACCCCGGCATCACCCACTGGGAGGGCATCGGCCCGGGCGGTTCGCTGTACGAGGACGCCTACACCAGCATGGCCCACGGCTGGTCCACCGGTGTCCTGCCGGCGCTGACCCACAACCTGCTGGGCGCACGCCCGACTTCACCCGGGTACGCCACCTGGGAGGTACGTCCGCAGCCCGGTGACGTCGACTGGGCGACAGGTCAACTCCCCACCCCGCATGGCCCGTTGGGCGTGGAGTTGGAGAACAGCAGCCGTGTCTTCCGCCTCACGGTCCGCGTGCCCCGGCACACGCAGGGCTCGGTCGTCCTCCCCGGTGACGCGCGCGGCCTGCGCGTGAGCGTCGGCCGGCGGACGCTGTGGGACGGGCGGCGGGCGTCGAGCCGTGACGTGAGCGTGGCCGACGGAACGGTCACCGTGTCCAACCTGGGCCCGGGCGACCACAGTTTCGTGAGCGAGCGGCGGGGCAACTGA
- a CDS encoding response regulator transcription factor, with amino-acid sequence MIRVLVADDEPLIRAGIRMILTSADDIDVVAEAANGREAVDLVRAHAVDVALLDIQMPVLDGLSALAELRRAAPSVRPLILTTFGERENVLRALRQGGAGFLLKDSAPAELIQAVRAAAAGDAYLSPAATRHVVDQLASGRAAARGEEARRRLESLSIRELEVLALLGEGLSNADAGERIHVSEATVKTYVSRILTKLRCENRVQAALLARDAGLGPS; translated from the coding sequence GTGATCAGAGTCCTCGTCGCGGATGACGAACCCCTCATCCGGGCGGGCATCAGGATGATCCTCACCTCCGCCGACGACATCGATGTCGTGGCGGAGGCGGCCAACGGCCGTGAGGCGGTCGATCTGGTCCGCGCCCACGCCGTCGACGTGGCCCTGCTCGACATCCAGATGCCCGTGCTGGACGGCCTGTCGGCACTGGCGGAGCTGCGGCGGGCGGCACCGTCCGTACGTCCGTTGATCCTGACGACATTCGGCGAGCGGGAGAACGTCCTGCGGGCGCTGCGGCAGGGCGGCGCCGGGTTCCTGCTGAAGGACTCGGCGCCGGCCGAACTGATCCAGGCGGTACGGGCGGCCGCGGCCGGGGACGCTTATCTGTCACCGGCGGCCACCCGTCACGTGGTCGACCAGCTCGCCTCGGGCCGGGCGGCGGCGCGCGGCGAGGAGGCGCGCCGGCGTCTGGAGTCGCTCAGCATCCGGGAGTTGGAGGTGCTCGCGCTGCTCGGCGAGGGCCTGTCGAACGCCGACGCGGGCGAGCGGATCCATGTGAGCGAGGCGACGGTGAAGACGTACGTCAGCAGGATCCTGACGAAGCTGCGCTGCGAGAACCGGGTCCAGGCGGCCCTGTTGGCGCGGGACGCGGGGCTGGGACCGAGCTGA
- a CDS encoding TetR/AcrR family transcriptional regulator, producing MHLEPLQESGTQDRRVRRSRTALMAAAVRLVSERGTTDIPVTDLAEAADVSRRLVYLQFGDRDTLLTEAAIDLVRRELLPRAGDGGDTSEGVAALAQHFAAHRAFYRPMLTGSCAFAMTSTLNKLFGSLNRPAVRELFGDLDRQTADDLSEFIAGGAATLVNNWVIDGTDPLDPEALTTRLLRLASTLTSSHQVPTDGHHPR from the coding sequence ATGCACCTCGAACCACTCCAGGAATCCGGCACCCAGGACAGAAGGGTCCGCCGCTCCCGCACGGCCCTGATGGCGGCCGCGGTGCGCCTCGTGTCCGAGCGCGGCACCACGGACATCCCGGTCACCGATCTCGCCGAGGCGGCGGACGTCAGCCGGCGCCTCGTCTACCTGCAGTTCGGGGACCGCGACACCCTCCTCACGGAAGCCGCGATCGACCTGGTGAGACGGGAGCTGCTCCCCCGGGCCGGAGACGGCGGCGACACCTCCGAGGGGGTAGCGGCACTGGCCCAGCACTTCGCCGCGCACCGCGCCTTCTACCGCCCGATGCTGACCGGCTCCTGCGCCTTCGCCATGACCAGCACGCTCAACAAGCTGTTCGGCTCCCTCAACAGGCCCGCCGTCCGCGAGCTGTTCGGCGACCTGGACCGGCAGACGGCGGACGACCTCTCGGAGTTCATCGCGGGCGGAGCCGCCACGCTCGTCAACAACTGGGTGATCGACGGGACGGACCCCCTCGACCCCGAGGCACTGACGACCCGTCTGCTCCGCCTCGCGTCCACCCTCACCTCCAGCCACCAAGTCCCGACGGACGGACACCACCCCCGATGA
- a CDS encoding SRPBCC family protein encodes MATTSSGGEAAPLTADREIVVSRLIGAPRELVFEAFTRVRHLSRWWGPEGFTTTTRSFEFRVGGAWDFVMHGPDGTDYQEWITYREIVPPERIALLHGESRDDPNAFESLLTFEPAGDGTRIVMRTVFPTKELRDEAAEKYHAIEGGEQTLGNLASYVAELTRNETDLKGSES; translated from the coding sequence ATGGCGACGACCAGTAGCGGCGGCGAGGCCGCACCCCTGACCGCGGACCGCGAGATCGTGGTCTCCCGGCTGATCGGCGCCCCGCGGGAGCTGGTGTTCGAGGCGTTCACACGAGTCCGGCACCTGTCGCGGTGGTGGGGACCGGAAGGCTTCACCACCACCACGCGGTCCTTCGAGTTCCGCGTCGGCGGGGCCTGGGACTTCGTGATGCACGGGCCGGACGGCACCGACTACCAGGAGTGGATCACCTATCGGGAGATCGTCCCGCCGGAGCGGATCGCGCTCCTGCACGGCGAGTCCCGCGACGACCCCAACGCCTTCGAGTCGCTCCTGACCTTCGAGCCGGCCGGCGACGGGACCCGGATCGTGATGCGCACGGTCTTCCCCACCAAGGAACTCCGCGACGAGGCCGCGGAGAAGTACCACGCGATCGAGGGCGGTGAGCAGACGCTGGGCAACCTCGCGTCCTACGTCGCCGAACTCACCCGGAACGAGACCGACTTGAAGGGATCTGAGAGCTGA
- a CDS encoding CocE/NonD family hydrolase, whose amino-acid sequence MNLRSRLAQRLLHLPPPSTRDLTVEHDLRVPMRDGAVLLADRWTPESGPAGLPTALIRVPYGRAGMIAAQLARPLAERGFQVLIQSTRGTFGSGGDFDPLRHEREDGLDTLRWLVEQPWCGEAVVLYGGSYLGFAQWSMAGQLPPQVKALIPSVSESAFTLEFLRKESYDLEATFGWGLQVAGQEKRGAMLRQALRIRKERRAWYTLPLNEADTAAIGRRSDYFQNTLDHDADSPFWSVLDHSSRVAGLTVPVSTVGGWYDIFLPGQLRDFQALQDAGREARLTVGPWAHISMGVGVTAAAEALDFGLAHARGEKPSHRAPVRLFVMGEETWRDFPSWPPPGYTPQRLHLHPAGALAADPPDESAPDTYRYDPADPTPAVGGVRMAVGVKSGRVDNTALEARPDVLTYSTPALEKDVEVVGEVSAEIWFRSSLPYADVFVRLCDVDGKGRSTNVCDGLISLTSADDTTCARVQLWPTAYRFQRGHRIRVQISSGAFPRYNRNLGTGEPRATATTLRAADQQVLHTPAHPSAVILPIGGPN is encoded by the coding sequence ATGAACCTCCGCAGCCGTCTCGCCCAGCGCCTCCTGCACCTGCCCCCACCCTCGACCAGAGACCTCACCGTCGAGCACGACCTACGGGTCCCGATGCGCGACGGAGCCGTCCTCCTCGCCGACCGCTGGACCCCGGAATCCGGCCCCGCCGGCCTCCCGACCGCGCTCATCCGCGTCCCCTACGGCAGGGCGGGCATGATCGCCGCGCAGCTGGCCAGGCCGCTGGCCGAGCGGGGATTCCAGGTGCTGATCCAGAGCACCCGCGGCACCTTCGGCTCCGGCGGCGACTTCGACCCCCTGCGCCACGAACGCGAGGACGGCCTCGACACGCTGCGCTGGCTCGTCGAGCAACCCTGGTGCGGCGAGGCGGTCGTGCTCTACGGCGGCAGCTATCTGGGGTTCGCCCAGTGGTCGATGGCAGGCCAACTGCCGCCGCAGGTCAAGGCGTTGATCCCCTCTGTCTCCGAATCCGCCTTCACGCTGGAGTTCCTCCGTAAGGAGTCGTACGACCTGGAGGCGACCTTCGGCTGGGGCCTCCAGGTCGCGGGCCAGGAAAAGCGGGGAGCGATGCTCCGCCAAGCGCTGCGGATCCGGAAGGAACGTCGCGCCTGGTACACGCTCCCGCTGAACGAGGCCGACACCGCGGCCATCGGCCGCCGCTCCGACTACTTCCAGAACACCCTCGACCATGACGCCGACTCACCGTTCTGGTCCGTGCTCGACCACAGCTCCCGGGTCGCCGGCCTCACCGTGCCGGTCAGCACGGTCGGCGGCTGGTACGACATCTTCCTGCCCGGCCAACTCCGCGACTTCCAGGCGCTGCAGGACGCGGGACGAGAGGCCCGGCTCACCGTCGGACCGTGGGCGCACATCTCCATGGGCGTCGGCGTGACGGCGGCCGCCGAGGCCCTCGACTTCGGTCTGGCCCACGCCCGCGGCGAGAAGCCGTCCCACCGCGCCCCGGTGCGTCTGTTCGTGATGGGCGAGGAGACCTGGCGCGACTTCCCGTCCTGGCCGCCGCCGGGCTACACCCCGCAGCGCCTCCACCTCCACCCCGCAGGCGCCCTGGCCGCCGACCCGCCGGACGAGTCCGCCCCGGACACCTACCGCTACGACCCGGCCGACCCGACGCCTGCTGTCGGCGGCGTCCGTATGGCCGTGGGCGTCAAGTCGGGGCGCGTCGACAACACCGCTCTGGAAGCCCGCCCGGACGTCCTCACCTACTCAACTCCCGCCCTGGAGAAGGACGTCGAGGTCGTCGGAGAGGTGAGCGCCGAGATCTGGTTCCGCTCCAGCCTGCCGTACGCCGACGTGTTCGTCCGCCTCTGCGACGTGGACGGGAAGGGCCGCTCCACGAACGTCTGCGACGGTCTGATCAGCCTCACCAGCGCCGACGACACGACCTGCGCGAGGGTCCAACTCTGGCCGACCGCCTACCGTTTCCAGCGTGGCCACCGCATCCGCGTCCAGATCTCCAGCGGCGCCTTCCCCCGCTACAACCGCAACCTCGGCACCGGCGAACCCCGGGCGACCGCCACCACACTCCGCGCCGCCGACCAACAGGTGCTGCACACCCCGGCCCACCCCTCCGCGGTGATCCTGCCGATCGGAGGACCGAACTGA
- a CDS encoding sensor histidine kinase codes for MNAKTMALDVRSRLGAAGMWSRRQIVGETVLTVVLGLSMAMTQVSEGALRMVAVGVAAGVISLLRRAFPAGALLATGAVAGMLGGFGFVLIVVSWSAGARIEAPRRALAFFSATYVLYVGLSVPGASQPLSAVQTLVFTTLAFLATGVVPGLASRNRAQRRTLLRALHEHNAQLLREREMIASHSRLRERQRIAQDMHDSLGHQLALIAVHTGALEVDRELTGGQREVVGVLREASVSAMHELREAVGILRDGTPDQLRDNEGELEPQARGVAGIDGLVEATRGAGTVVALRRTGQARPLAPAADHAAFRIVQEALTNALKHAQGAAISVELRYEPDSLVVEVANGPVPALTSAVRRTVVSGGQGLTGLQERARLVGGMVHAGPAADGGFRIAGVLPYGPGSPRASEGGRWPADPGSDGATFVDAANDFRGQSEGAVPGDGGADIDWSGAPDRQKEFDIAMGRKKKGVVIGCGAALLTFLVLGVVAVVLIVNLVGKEGDRIMLDPKVYESVKVGDSETAVRDKLPHGKAYLGPALDDQAPAKPRGATCSSYLSKKDWPAEGGHMPAFRFCFKDGRLIEKRTFVTTS; via the coding sequence GTGAACGCGAAGACGATGGCCCTCGATGTCCGGAGCCGGCTGGGCGCGGCAGGTATGTGGTCCCGGCGGCAGATCGTCGGCGAGACGGTGCTGACCGTCGTCCTGGGCCTGTCCATGGCCATGACCCAGGTGAGCGAGGGCGCACTGCGGATGGTCGCCGTCGGGGTCGCCGCCGGGGTGATCTCTCTGCTGCGGCGCGCGTTCCCCGCCGGAGCCCTGCTCGCCACCGGTGCGGTCGCCGGCATGCTCGGTGGTTTCGGGTTCGTGCTGATCGTGGTGAGCTGGTCGGCCGGCGCGCGGATCGAGGCACCGCGCCGGGCCCTCGCGTTCTTCTCGGCCACCTACGTTCTCTACGTCGGGCTGTCCGTCCCCGGCGCGTCGCAGCCGCTGTCCGCCGTACAGACTCTGGTGTTCACCACGCTCGCGTTCCTGGCGACGGGTGTCGTGCCCGGCCTGGCCAGCCGCAACCGTGCCCAACGCCGCACGCTGCTGCGGGCGTTGCACGAGCACAACGCCCAACTCCTGCGCGAGCGCGAGATGATCGCGTCCCACTCACGTCTGCGCGAACGCCAGCGCATAGCGCAGGACATGCACGACAGCCTCGGCCACCAACTGGCGCTGATCGCCGTGCACACGGGCGCGTTGGAAGTCGACCGCGAACTCACGGGCGGGCAACGGGAGGTGGTCGGCGTCCTGCGGGAGGCGTCCGTGTCCGCGATGCACGAACTGCGCGAGGCGGTCGGCATCCTTCGTGACGGCACGCCCGATCAACTGCGCGACAACGAGGGTGAGTTGGAGCCCCAGGCCCGGGGCGTGGCGGGGATCGACGGCCTGGTGGAGGCAACCCGGGGCGCGGGGACGGTCGTAGCGCTGCGGCGTACGGGCCAGGCACGTCCGCTGGCTCCCGCGGCCGACCACGCGGCGTTCCGGATCGTGCAGGAGGCGCTGACCAACGCGCTGAAGCACGCGCAGGGCGCCGCGATCTCCGTCGAACTGCGTTACGAGCCGGACTCCTTGGTCGTCGAAGTGGCCAACGGGCCGGTACCCGCGCTGACTTCGGCCGTACGGCGGACCGTGGTGAGCGGCGGGCAGGGGCTGACGGGGCTGCAGGAACGGGCCCGGCTGGTCGGCGGCATGGTGCACGCGGGGCCAGCGGCGGACGGCGGGTTCCGCATCGCGGGCGTGCTGCCCTACGGTCCCGGGTCGCCGCGCGCGTCGGAGGGCGGCCGGTGGCCGGCGGACCCGGGGTCGGACGGAGCGACCTTCGTCGATGCGGCGAACGACTTCCGGGGGCAGAGCGAGGGGGCGGTGCCCGGCGACGGTGGTGCGGACATCGACTGGTCCGGTGCGCCGGACAGGCAGAAGGAGTTCGACATCGCCATGGGACGCAAGAAGAAGGGCGTCGTGATCGGATGCGGCGCCGCCCTGCTGACCTTCCTGGTTCTCGGAGTGGTCGCCGTCGTGCTGATCGTCAACCTGGTCGGGAAGGAGGGCGACAGGATCATGCTCGATCCGAAGGTCTACGAGTCGGTGAAGGTCGGGGACTCCGAGACGGCCGTACGGGACAAGCTGCCGCACGGGAAGGCGTACCTGGGCCCGGCCCTGGACGACCAGGCGCCCGCCAAGCCGCGGGGGGCGACCTGCTCGTCGTATCTCTCCAAGAAGGACTGGCCGGCCGAAGGAGGGCACATGCCCGCCTTCCGCTTCTGCTTCAAGGACGGCAGACTGATCGAGAAGCGGACCTTCGTGACCACGTCGTAG
- a CDS encoding dihydrofolate reductase family protein encodes MAGKVFFSVTMSLDGFMAPDAVPVEDVFSPGGQNDPRVQRWMAKWSELQAWVFPLRFFRENVKLGEGGEEGRDNDIARETFERTGASVMGRRMFDAGELAWPEEAPFHTPVFVLTHTRRDPWERPGGTTFHFVDDGVESALDRAREAAGDRDVRIAGGAETIQQYLDGGLIDEFSIALAPVLFGTGIRLFDRVDPDRLALDQTRTDTSSRVTHLTYTVGKR; translated from the coding sequence ATGGCCGGAAAGGTGTTCTTCAGCGTGACGATGTCCCTGGACGGCTTCATGGCGCCGGACGCCGTGCCCGTCGAGGACGTCTTCTCACCCGGCGGCCAGAACGACCCCAGGGTCCAGCGCTGGATGGCGAAGTGGTCGGAGCTGCAGGCGTGGGTGTTCCCGCTGCGGTTCTTCCGGGAGAACGTGAAGCTGGGCGAGGGCGGCGAGGAGGGCCGCGACAACGACATCGCGCGGGAGACGTTCGAGCGCACCGGCGCGAGCGTCATGGGCAGGCGCATGTTCGACGCAGGCGAACTGGCCTGGCCGGAGGAAGCGCCGTTCCACACCCCGGTGTTCGTCCTCACCCACACCCGGCGCGACCCGTGGGAGCGGCCGGGCGGCACCACCTTCCACTTCGTCGACGACGGCGTCGAGAGCGCCCTCGACCGGGCCCGCGAGGCCGCCGGAGACCGCGACGTGCGCATCGCCGGCGGCGCCGAGACGATCCAGCAGTACCTGGACGGCGGCCTGATCGACGAGTTCTCGATCGCGCTCGCGCCCGTGCTGTTCGGCACCGGCATCCGCCTGTTCGACCGCGTGGACCCCGACCGCCTCGCGCTGGACCAGACCCGCACGGACACATCGTCCCGGGTGACCCACCTGACGTACACCGTCGGCAAGCGGTAG
- a CDS encoding metalloregulator ArsR/SmtB family transcription factor: MARAATTSDAFNAIAEPQRREILLLLRGGERPVNDLARDLGMTQPQTSKHLRVLREVGLVRVRGAGKQRLYDLDARGLRPVHEWVGGFERFWSGSFDRLDEYVQELKQEKQEGPDHGDDQ, translated from the coding sequence ATGGCACGAGCGGCGACTACCTCGGACGCGTTCAACGCGATAGCCGAACCGCAGCGGCGGGAGATCCTGCTGCTCCTGCGGGGTGGCGAACGGCCGGTGAACGACCTGGCGCGGGACCTGGGGATGACCCAGCCGCAGACGTCCAAACACCTGCGGGTCCTCCGCGAGGTCGGGCTGGTGCGGGTCCGCGGGGCGGGCAAGCAGCGGCTGTACGACCTGGACGCCCGCGGACTGCGGCCGGTCCACGAGTGGGTGGGCGGCTTCGAGCGGTTCTGGAGCGGGAGTTTCGACCGGCTGGACGAGTACGTGCAGGAGCTGAAGCAGGAGAAGCAGGAGGGACCAGACCATGGCGACGACCAGTAG